A window of Periplaneta americana isolate PAMFEO1 chromosome 7, P.americana_PAMFEO1_priV1, whole genome shotgun sequence contains these coding sequences:
- the LOC138703231 gene encoding facilitated trehalose transporter Tret1-2 homolog, producing MIKPKGTEQQKDVSVDMETEISLTEGKKIPQYIAAVIVNLAAFSNGCVTGWTSPMLPVLQSNDTPLEDGPVSNEAGSWLGSLMCLGSILATPIYFYTSHRYSRKFTGYLIAVPVIVGWIMIITCKSITVLCIARFIIGMGSSLVFVPLYISEIAEDNVRGALGSYIMLFANSGILFSFALGSHVSYYTFAYIVILVPILYLLGFIWLPETPTYFVTRGKYTEAKRSLEWLRGRNEHLVDHELNKLISFVKERNTMAETVSFKDMMMSTGTRRAFIIGIVLVANLQFCGIFAILSYTVNIFQEAGSDMSPNNSTILIGFLQLIGSGTSSLLLDRVGRKILLLVSNICMVTCLAVLGCFFFFKYEGHNLSNFGWLPVTCLSAYIIAFSLGLSPVTFVMISEIFEPQVKGRAITIIVSIMWSLSFIIGKFYTNLSYVLGVHGCYWLFSACILGTVFAIFKIPETKNRSFESILLELSKGNVVQKRTNTKIEMKSLKK from the coding sequence TGAACCTGGCAGCTTTCAGCAACGGTTGTGTAACCGGATGGACGTCCCCAATGCTGCCTGTCTTGCAGTCGAACGATACTCCGTTAGAAGACGGTCCTGTCTCGAACGAAGCTGGTTCTTGGCTGGGATCTCTCATGTGCCTGGGTTCCATACTAGCCACACCAATTTACTTTTACACCTCGCATCGCTACAGTAGGAAATTCACCGGTTATCTCATCGCTGTTCCGGTTATCGTCGGCTGGATCATGATTATCACCTGCAAATCAATCACTGTCCTCTGCATCGCACGGTTCATCATCGGCATGGGGTCTAGTCTAGTATTTGTGCCTTTGTACATCAGTGAAATAGCCGAGGATAATGTTAGAGGAGCCTTAGGAAGCTATATTATGCTCTTCGCCAATTCAGGAATTCTATTTTCATTCGCCCTTGGATCCCACGTGTCTTATTACACTTTCGcatacatagtaatattagttCCAATTTTATACTTGTTGGGTTTCATCTGGCTCCCAGAAACACCCACGTACTTCGTGACCAGAGGGAAGTACACAGAAGCCAAGAGAAGTTTAGAATGGTTAAGAGGACGAAATGAACACCTTGTCGATCATGAATTAAACAAGTTAATATCATTTGTTAAGGAAAGAAATACAATGGCGGAAACAGTGTCCTTCAAAGACATGATGATGTCAACAGGAACCCGCAGAGCTTTTATTATCGGAATCGTTCTTGTAGCGAATCTTCAATTCTGTGGCATATTTGCCATCCTCAGCTACACCGTGAATATTTTTCAAGAGGCTGGAAGTGACATGTCGCCAAATAATTCAACTATCTTGATTGGCTTTTTGCAACTAATTGGATCGGGTACCTCAAGTCTATTACTAGACAGAGTAGGTCGAAAAATTCTTCTCCTAGTTTCAAACATATGTATGGTAACCTGTTTAGCAGTATTGGGTtgctttttcttcttcaaatacGAAGGACACAATCTCAGTAATTTCGGGTGGCTACCAGTAACTTGTTTATCGGCTTACATAATTGCATTTTCCTTGGGTCTTTCACCCGTAACGTTCGTCATGATATCCGAGATATTTGAGCCACAAGTAAAGGGAAGagcgattactattattgtaTCTATTATGTGGTCCCTATCCTTCATAATAGGCAAATTCTACACCAATCTCTCCTACGTGTTAGGAGTACACGGTTGCTACTGGCTGTTTTCAGCTTGTATTCTTGGCACAGTATTTGCAATATTTAAAATTCCAGAAACTAAGAACAGGAGTTTTGAATCTATATTACTAGAACTCAGCAAAGGCAATGTTGTTCAGAAACGGACTAATACTAAAATTGAGATGAAAAGTCTTAAGAAATAA